The sequence aaaaggaatatcaTTCATTCTCTCAGAGactctttcttctttcaagGTAATTAATctcaaaccctaaccctaaacctTTCTTGAGGTTTTACGTTTCATGCGATCTGTGCAGATGGATCGGTATCAGAGGGTGGAGAAGCCGAGAGCGGAGACGCCAATGAACGAGAACGAGATTCGCATCACCACTCAGGGCAGGATGAGGAACTACATTACCTATGCCACCACTCTGCTCCAGGTCTAGAAATGTTAGCCATTGCtggagaaataataataaataaataaaattcaatgtTTTTATCTTACTGTTTTTCATTTGATGTCTCTTTCTTTAAACAGGAAAAAGGATCTAATGAAATTTCTCTGAAAGCCATGGGCAGAGCTATCAACAAAACTGTGATGATTGCTGAATTGATTAAGGTAGGCTTCCTTTTCCCTCTAGTATTAAGTGCCTGCTTGcaaatgtgtttgtttttattttatttttcttttccagaGAAGAATCGCTGGTCTTCATCAGAATACTGCAATTGGTTCTACTGATATAACTGATGTGTGGGAGCCGCTAGAAGAGGGACTTCTTCCGTAAGAATCATATCATGCTCTTCTCCtatccatcattttttttttttttttttaaattcattgaTTCCTCTTCTGcttgataataaaattattaattattttgatggCTGTTGAACCTGAACAATGCAGCCTGGAAACCACTCGCCATGTATCAATTATAACAATTACTTTGTCCAAGAAGGAACTAGATACATCCTCCACAGGGTATGTTAGTATTAAATTGTATCTAAAGCTTTTTggttaatttcttttcttattttaacCTTTAACTTGTAATGAACTGGGGTTTGTTCATACATGCCATAAATTTCAATgtctcctttctctctctcctttctctctctctctctctctctctcacacacacacacacacacacaaaattaccTTTTGCATATGCTAGGACCATGTTAGAACTCAAGCCGACTCAAAAAAGAAGACTGCAAGTTCTGTTTGGCATTCAGAACACTCAAATTGACACTTGAGGACTCACTTTAAGTGCTGAGCGGCCCTTGAAGCTCAGAAGGCTTCCGAATACAACAGTTTCCTTGGGACTAGAGACTTGTTCCAACTGGTTGGCTTGAGTTTTAGAGCTCATATTAGGGTTAATACAAGTGATTGTGATTAATTGAGTTCAATTTTAAAAGTTAGTTAGAGTTGATTAATTCTAGCGCACGCATGAATTAATTACGCACATGCATGTTTTTTAGGATCAGTTAGGAGCCTATGCAATTATTCATCTTTAGCATGCGTTAGAAAGGCCAACCAATAGGAGTGAGCCATGTGTGGCCAACATAATTAGAGCATGAGTTGTTTAAATAGATCCATGTAATCACTCAGTTGAGATATGTGGACTAATAAACTTATTTCCTAGACTATTGCAGGGCTTGCTTGGAGATTTGAGACTCTCTCCAAGTAGTCTCACTTTGAAAAATTTGACTCTCCTGAAGAAGTCACAACCCATTCCATCACTCACCATATTCATACAATCATCCCACCATTCTCATGCTAACCAAATCCTGATCTCATTCCCTTGAAACCCTAGCATCTTTTCTCATCAAGATCTCATATCTAACCCTTCACCCATCACCACCCTAAGATCTAGCCAAATTCCCTAGATCCTTAAAAACTTTAATGATTAATATTGTGAGCTACTATAGTTCCTGGTGAAACCCTGTTCCCACTACATACATCTGTACGATTGATTGTCATACTCAACATTGTGTTCTTTAGGAAAGTAACTATTGTCaacgtattatttattttgtatttttttaatgtctGTGCCCTCTTGGTTATCATTGGATTACTTATGTATAATGCTCCAGGTACCAACCACCTATTCCGGCTGATCAAGTTAGGCCCTGGACTGAATATGAGTATGAAGGAGGTAAagcattaatatttttatatgattttaatccTTTTAAAGCATATTAATTAATGTTACTTGTTCTTGAGGAGTTAGAGGGCTCTCCTAGCATGCGTGGTAGAGGACGTGGTGGTCGAGGAAGGGGCAGAGGAAGAGGTTAGATATATTACTCTGCAATGATGCTTGATAATGATATTCTACTTTTTcctgcttttttatttttttttctttgtttgattctttaattttttggactTAAATTTTAACTCATTGTGGAATTTCTGGTTTGAGTTATGAATCCTTTGAAGCATGTTATATTAGACCTAGCGCACAAATGAATGGATTTTGACTTTTTGCTGATTGCAAATGTTTGGgta is a genomic window of Quercus lobata isolate SW786 chromosome 2, ValleyOak3.0 Primary Assembly, whole genome shotgun sequence containing:
- the LOC115975538 gene encoding ribonuclease P protein subunit p25-like, translating into MDRYQRVEKPRAETPMNENEIRITTQGRMRNYITYATTLLQEKGSNEISLKAMGRAINKTVMIAELIKRRIAGLHQNTAIGSTDITDVWEPLEEGLLPLETTRHVSIITITLSKKELDTSSTGYQPPIPADQVRPWTEYEYEGEGSPSMRGRGRGGRGRGRGRGNFNNGVVEYNGDGGFDGGRGYGGRGRGHGRSRGYRRRGRGYGGGIFQQDFGGYNNYGNNYGGGPAPAQGRGRGRGRGRGRGRGRGFRSDGPVQAAA